In one window of Opitutus sp. GAS368 DNA:
- a CDS encoding glycosyltransferase family 2 protein, with protein MLLSIIVPVYKEEKNILEFLRRVQAILAPITGDYEIIFSMDPSPDRTEGVIREHRAGDERIKLLKFSRRVGQPMATLAGLEYSRGEAVIVMDVDLQDPPELIQEMMAQWRAGFDIVLPQRRQRTGEPWIKQLVSAVGYKVINKIADVSIPPNTGDFRLMSRRVVGELVKLKESHGFLRGMVAVVGFRQTLLPFDRPPRHAGETHYNRFLGSLRIGFNGIFCFSTYALQLSTMLGFAIAGFSFLLMGIYLFYKLMGWTILWGNPTLVILISFLGGIQLISVGILGEYIGRIYEEVRGRPRFIVDQSVGFEPRH; from the coding sequence ATGCTGCTCTCGATCATCGTCCCCGTCTATAAGGAGGAGAAAAACATCCTGGAATTCCTGCGGCGCGTGCAGGCCATCCTCGCCCCGATCACCGGCGACTATGAGATCATTTTCTCGATGGACCCGTCCCCCGATCGCACCGAGGGGGTCATCCGGGAGCACCGGGCCGGCGACGAACGCATCAAGCTCCTGAAGTTTTCCCGCCGCGTGGGCCAGCCCATGGCCACGCTGGCCGGCCTCGAATACTCCCGCGGCGAGGCCGTCATTGTCATGGACGTCGACCTGCAGGATCCTCCTGAGCTGATCCAAGAGATGATGGCGCAGTGGCGCGCCGGCTTCGACATCGTGCTGCCGCAGCGCCGGCAGCGCACTGGCGAGCCCTGGATCAAGCAGCTTGTCTCCGCCGTCGGCTACAAGGTCATCAACAAGATCGCCGACGTGTCGATCCCGCCCAACACCGGCGATTTCCGCCTGATGTCGCGCCGCGTGGTCGGCGAGCTGGTCAAGCTCAAGGAGTCGCACGGCTTCCTGCGCGGCATGGTGGCGGTGGTCGGCTTCCGGCAGACCCTGCTCCCCTTCGACCGGCCGCCGCGACACGCCGGCGAGACCCACTACAATCGCTTCCTCGGTTCGCTGCGCATCGGCTTCAACGGCATCTTCTGTTTCTCCACCTACGCGCTGCAGCTCAGCACCATGCTGGGCTTCGCGATCGCCGGCTTCTCCTTCTTGTTGATGGGCATCTACCTTTTCTACAAATTAATGGGGTGGACGATCCTCTGGGGCAATCCGACCCTGGTCATCCTCATCTCCTTCCTCGGCGGTATCCAGCTTATCAGCGTGGGCATCCTCGGCGAATACATCGGGCGGATCTACGAGGAGGTGCGCGGGCGCCCCCGGTTCATCGTCGACCAGTCCGTCGGTTTCGAGCCGCGCCACTGA
- a CDS encoding glycosyltransferase family 2 protein, with product MSLQAYIDQPADWDHPSRCVIIRGWCFADDARAVTGVRLRTTDRTLHGVVGLPRPDVKAALPAAPDDHTGFEIRGTLPAGRQELRIEVQLANNTWMPIMERTVHIKRQLLPLWLGGGEWTELMFFQMPAHMAYPPRAIRPETFPAPGPVAARPRFSLVTPSYQQARYLEQTMRSVLDEQPGVSCQYVVLDGGSTDGSAELIRQQAPRLHAWASQRDAGQADAIAKGFARTSGGPGDVMAWINSDDYYMPGALAFVADYFARHPEVDVLYGHRIVVDEESREIARWFLPAHDDEVLRLNDFVPQETLFWRRRVWDRAGGLDTSFHFAIDWDLLLRFSAAGAKIVRVPYFLACFRSHVAQKTAAFMHSTGQSEITRLRERTHGRRFPASEIENHPRLMRYLRKSAFIEFAWKLGFRLD from the coding sequence GTGTCTCTCCAGGCCTACATCGATCAGCCCGCCGACTGGGACCACCCGTCACGCTGCGTGATCATCCGCGGCTGGTGCTTTGCGGACGATGCGCGCGCGGTTACGGGCGTCCGTCTGCGCACCACCGACCGGACGCTGCATGGCGTCGTCGGGCTGCCGCGGCCCGACGTGAAAGCCGCCCTGCCGGCCGCGCCCGATGACCACACCGGCTTTGAGATCCGCGGCACCCTGCCCGCGGGCCGCCAAGAGCTGCGCATCGAGGTGCAGCTGGCAAACAACACTTGGATGCCGATCATGGAACGCACCGTGCACATCAAGCGCCAGCTGCTGCCGCTCTGGCTCGGCGGCGGGGAGTGGACGGAGCTGATGTTCTTCCAAATGCCGGCGCACATGGCCTACCCGCCCCGCGCGATCCGGCCCGAGACGTTTCCCGCTCCCGGCCCGGTTGCCGCTCGCCCCAGGTTCTCCCTCGTCACACCCTCCTACCAGCAGGCCCGCTACCTCGAGCAGACCATGCGCAGCGTCCTCGACGAGCAGCCGGGCGTGAGTTGCCAGTATGTCGTGCTGGACGGCGGATCGACCGACGGCAGCGCCGAACTCATCCGCCAACAGGCCCCGCGCCTCCACGCCTGGGCCAGCCAGCGCGACGCCGGCCAGGCCGACGCCATCGCCAAGGGTTTCGCCCGCACCAGCGGCGGGCCGGGCGACGTGATGGCGTGGATCAATTCCGACGACTATTACATGCCGGGCGCGCTGGCCTTCGTCGCCGACTATTTTGCCCGGCATCCCGAGGTGGACGTGCTCTATGGCCACCGCATCGTGGTCGACGAGGAGTCGCGGGAAATCGCCCGCTGGTTCCTGCCCGCCCACGACGACGAGGTGCTCCGGCTGAACGACTTTGTGCCGCAGGAAACCCTGTTCTGGCGGCGCCGGGTCTGGGACCGGGCCGGCGGGCTGGACACCTCCTTCCATTTCGCGATCGACTGGGACCTGCTGCTGCGCTTCTCGGCCGCCGGGGCGAAGATCGTGCGCGTGCCGTATTTCCTGGCCTGCTTCCGCTCCCATGTCGCGCAGAAGACCGCCGCCTTCATGCACAGCACCGGCCAGAGCGAGATCACCCGCCTGCGCGAGCGCACCCACGGCCGCCGCTTTCCCGCCAGCGAAATCGAGAACCATCCCCGCCTCATGCGCTACCTGCGCAAAAGCGCGTTCATCGAATTCGCGTGGAAACTCGGTTTCCGGCTGGATTGA
- a CDS encoding bifunctional class I SAM-dependent methyltransferase/glycosyltransferase family 2 protein, protein MPASSALTRQHLEKIRGFFNAAPPAVSEDGRYYRMWLAHYYNLLIPAGASVLEIGCGSGELLRGLRAGRKVGVDLSTTQVAAARARVPDAEFHVSAGEDLALTEKFDCIIISDTLNLAADVQLLLEQLHRVTHADTRLIINYYSALWRPLFAFASLTGLRAPQPQYSWLSPADARNLLQLADWSPLTIQPRLLMPVRCLGLEHPVNRWLAPVLSWFCLTNFCVARPARPRAAPPRTVSVIIPARNEAGNIEAAVRRTPDMGAGTELIFVEGHSKDDTWAEIQRVQHEFPQRKIKIMQQTGKGKGDAVRMGFAAATGDILMILDADLTMPPEELPKFYDVLASGRAEFANGVRLVYPMDEEAMQFLNLCANKAFGIIFTWLLGQPVKDTLCGTKVLSRAHYERIAANRAYFGDFDPFGDFDLLFGAAKLNLKIADVPIRYKERTYGTTNIQRWSHGWLLLRMVLFAARKLKFV, encoded by the coding sequence ATGCCCGCCTCCTCCGCCCTCACCCGGCAGCACCTGGAAAAGATCCGGGGCTTCTTCAACGCCGCGCCGCCCGCGGTCAGCGAGGACGGCCGTTACTACCGCATGTGGCTGGCGCATTACTACAATCTTCTCATCCCGGCCGGCGCCTCGGTGCTGGAAATCGGCTGCGGCTCAGGCGAACTGCTCCGGGGACTGCGCGCCGGCCGCAAAGTCGGCGTCGACCTTTCCACCACCCAGGTCGCCGCGGCCCGCGCGCGCGTGCCCGATGCGGAGTTCCATGTGTCGGCCGGCGAGGACCTGGCGCTCACGGAGAAATTCGACTGCATCATCATCTCCGACACGCTGAACCTCGCGGCGGACGTGCAGCTGCTGCTCGAGCAGCTGCACCGGGTCACGCACGCCGACACCCGGCTCATCATCAATTACTACTCGGCGCTCTGGCGCCCGCTGTTCGCGTTCGCATCGCTCACCGGCCTGCGGGCCCCGCAGCCGCAATACAGCTGGCTGAGCCCGGCGGACGCCCGCAACCTGCTCCAGCTCGCCGACTGGAGCCCGCTGACGATCCAGCCACGCCTGCTGATGCCGGTGCGTTGCCTCGGCCTGGAACATCCCGTCAACCGCTGGCTGGCGCCGGTCTTAAGCTGGTTCTGCCTCACGAATTTTTGCGTGGCCCGGCCCGCACGACCCCGCGCTGCGCCGCCGCGCACGGTCTCGGTCATCATCCCCGCCCGCAACGAGGCCGGCAACATCGAGGCCGCCGTCCGGCGCACGCCTGACATGGGCGCCGGCACCGAACTGATTTTTGTCGAGGGCCACTCCAAGGACGACACCTGGGCTGAGATCCAGCGCGTGCAGCACGAATTTCCACAGCGGAAAATCAAGATCATGCAGCAGACCGGCAAGGGCAAGGGCGACGCCGTGCGGATGGGCTTTGCCGCCGCGACCGGCGACATCCTCATGATCCTCGATGCCGACCTCACCATGCCGCCGGAGGAACTGCCGAAATTCTACGACGTGCTCGCGAGCGGCCGGGCCGAGTTCGCCAACGGCGTGCGGCTCGTCTACCCGATGGACGAGGAGGCCATGCAGTTCCTGAACCTCTGCGCGAACAAGGCCTTCGGGATCATCTTCACCTGGCTGCTCGGCCAGCCGGTGAAGGACACGCTCTGCGGCACCAAGGTGCTCAGCCGCGCCCACTACGAGCGGATTGCCGCCAACCGCGCCTACTTCGGGGACTTCGACCCCTTCGGGGACTTCGACCTGCTCTTCGGCGCCGCCAAGCTGAACCTCAAGATCGCCGATGTGCCCATCCGCTACAAGGAGCGCACCTACGGCACCACTAACATCCAGCGCTGGAGCCACGGCTGGCTGTTGCTGCGCATGGTGCTCTTCGCCGCCCGCAAGCTGAAGTTCGTCTGA
- a CDS encoding class I SAM-dependent methyltransferase: protein MKVIGALPLAQHNTEIQRNQKAWARKPMLRKVYHDFYGRIASRIDPTIPGPVVELGSGMGRIKDVIPQCMTTDLFPNPWLDRQENCYQLSFADGSVSHLILFDVWHHLRYPGTALREFRRALAPGGRLILFEPAASWVGRFVYHFFHHEPVAVRDPITWEAPEGFSAADADYYAAQGSATRLFWWGEGRARLNGWHLREVRPLASFDYFASGGFSGPQLGGRFLHGLVRSLDFLTAPFPRIFAARLLIVLEKENL, encoded by the coding sequence ATGAAAGTCATTGGCGCACTCCCACTCGCACAGCACAACACGGAAATTCAGCGCAATCAAAAGGCTTGGGCGCGCAAACCCATGCTCCGGAAGGTTTATCATGATTTCTACGGACGGATCGCCAGCCGGATAGATCCCACGATCCCCGGTCCCGTGGTTGAACTCGGCTCCGGCATGGGGCGCATCAAGGATGTCATCCCGCAGTGCATGACTACCGACCTCTTCCCCAATCCGTGGCTGGATCGACAGGAAAACTGCTACCAATTGAGCTTTGCCGACGGCTCAGTTTCTCACCTCATCCTATTCGATGTGTGGCATCACCTGCGCTACCCCGGCACCGCCCTGCGGGAATTCCGGCGCGCGCTGGCGCCCGGCGGCCGGCTCATCTTGTTTGAACCTGCGGCCAGCTGGGTCGGACGGTTTGTCTATCACTTCTTCCATCATGAACCGGTCGCAGTGCGCGACCCGATCACATGGGAGGCTCCCGAGGGCTTCTCGGCCGCCGACGCGGACTACTATGCCGCCCAAGGCTCCGCCACCCGCCTGTTCTGGTGGGGAGAGGGTCGCGCCCGCCTTAACGGCTGGCACCTGCGCGAGGTGCGCCCGCTCGCTTCGTTCGACTACTTTGCCTCCGGTGGGTTTTCCGGCCCGCAGCTCGGCGGCCGCTTCCTGCACGGGCTCGTGCGTTCCCTGGATTTTCTCACCGCGCCCTTCCCGCGCATTTTCGCCGCCCGGTTGCTCATTGTCCTCGAAAAGGAGAACCTCTGA